Proteins from one Malania oleifera isolate guangnan ecotype guangnan chromosome 4, ASM2987363v1, whole genome shotgun sequence genomic window:
- the LOC131153273 gene encoding protein decapping 5: protein MAAEASRSSSSADSYIGSLISLTSKSEIRYEGVLYNINTEESSIGLRNVRSFGTEGRKKDGPQVPPSDKIYEYILFRGSDIKDLQVKSSPPVQTTPSINNDPAIIQSHYPRPASTSTSLPAAVSGSLTDLSSHNGQLGHAGSNFQGGLPLYQPGGNLGSWGPSPPPPNANGSGLAMPMYWPGFYAPPNGLPPLHQQSLLRPPPGLSMPPSMQQPLQYPGFNASLPAGVSNLPASNLTEFPPPLLTTSTGSLNLTSTSLSSSPLPSTLPPVPSATLASETLPALIPNKTPSSATPASSLSTSLVPLSPLITTNSDVNAIIPPISNKPNAIPNPSLPYQAMSQSVPPILGTSSSSQIETPAPSLVTPGQLLQSGPATISSSQSAQTAHKDVEVVQVTSSTSTEQSVPVSKDDQPPILPLPAPARAGQKLNGAPFQNRHGYRGRERGRGSGGSRPVTKFTEEFDFMAMNEKFKKDEVWGHLGKKSHSKDKEEDVKVSDEEEFQAEEDAELPKIDIKHVYNKDDFFDTLSCNALGHESHSGRTKFSEQMKIDTETFGEFSRHRGGRGGRGPNRGGRSRGPYYGRGYGYVGRGRGRSMPNRAP from the exons TGAGATCATTTGGAACAGAAGGACGGAAAAAGGATGGTCCCCAAGTTCCACCCAGTGACAAAATTTATGAATACATATTATTCCGTGGAAGTGACATTAAG GATTTGCAGGTTAAATCTTCTCCCCCTGTTCAGACTACACCATCTATTAACAATGATCCAGCTATCATTCAG TCTCACTATCCTCGCCCAGCTTCGACATCTACAAGCTTGCCTGCTGCTGTTAGTGGATCTTTGACAGATCTTAGTTCGCATAATGGCCAGTTGGGACATGCTGGGTCTAATTTTCAAGGTGGTTTGCCTTTATATCAACCTGGTGGGAATTTAGGGTCCTGGGGTCCTTCACCTCCTCCTCCCAATGCAAATGGCAGTGGCCTTGCCATGCCAATGTATTGGCCAGGATTTTATGCCCCTCCAAATGGGCTTCCTCCTTTGCACCAGCAATCTTTGCTTCGGCCGCCACCTGGGCTGTCAATGCCTCCTTCCATGCAACAGCCATTGCAATATCCAGGTTTCAATGCCTCCTTGCCAGCAGGAGTTTCAAACCTGCCTGCCTCAAACTTAACAGAGTTTCCTCCTCCTCTGCTTACAACCAGTACTGGTTCCCTTAATTTAACTTCTACCTCTTTATCATCCTCACCTTTGCCATCAACTCTGCCTCCTGTTCCATCAGCTACATTGGCTTCTGAAACACTgcctgctttgataccaaataagACTCCTAGTTCTGCTACCCCAGCATCATCACTAAGCACTAGTTTGGTGCCACTGTCACCTTTGATTACTACTAATTCAGATGTAAATGCCATTATACCACCAATCTCCAACAAGCCTAATGCAATCCCTAATCCATCCTTGCCATATCAAGCCATGTCCCAATCTGTGCCACCTATTCTTGGTACATCCAGTTCAAGCCAGATAGAAACTCCAGCACCTTCACTAGTAACCCCAGGTCAACTGTTACAGTCTGGGCCTGCCACAATTTCTTCATCACAATCTGCACAAACTGCTCATAAGGATGTGGAGGTAGTTCAAGTCACATCTTCAACATCGACAGAGCAATCCGTGCCAGTTTCAAAAGACGATCAGCCTCCAATTTTGCCATTACCAGCACCTGCACGGGCTGGTCAAAAG TTGAATGGAGCTCCTTTTCAAAATCGCCATGGTTACAGAGGACGTGAAAGAGGAAGAGGATCTGGG GGCTCGCGTCCAGTGACAAAATTTActgaagaatttgatttcatggCAATGAATGAGAAATTCAAGAAGGATGAAGTATGGGGTCATCTTGGCAAAAAATCTCATTCAAAAGACAAAGAAGAAGATGTGAAAGTCAGCGATGAAGAAGAATTCCAAGCTGAGGAGGATGCTGAGTTACCAAAGATTGATATTAAG CATGTCTACAATAAGGATGATTTTTTCGACACACTGTCTTGCAATGCACTTGGTCATGAATCTCACAGTGGAAGGACCAAGTTCTCTGAGCAAATGAAGATAGACACTGAG ACTTTTGGTGAATTCTCAAGGCATCGGGGTGGTCGAGGGGGGCGTGGACCTAATCGTGGAGGGCGATCTCGAGGTCCGTATTACGGAAGGGGTTATGGCTATGTTGGGAGGGGCCGAGGCCGGTCCATGCCAAACCGTGCTCCCTAG